One genomic segment of Paenibacillus sp. FSL H8-0332 includes these proteins:
- a CDS encoding TetR/AcrR family transcriptional regulator — protein MKKPDTDAAQLPPSAPQPIASAPPESADPYVQRILEAARQLFTESGLEAVSMYSIAKRAGIGQGSLYRRFTDKGEICSALLKGSADQFLSGLEQQVAASAGEAPALAQLQSSIEQIADFIEQYAELLNMIKAEFTGKKQLTQFEHPFFQRLGVMMTELLQRAAAGGEIIDIDPAFAATALISVLSPDLYLYEQKRHHASKLDISRGIVTLFVTGLAKR, from the coding sequence ATGAAAAAGCCAGACACCGATGCTGCACAGCTCCCGCCGTCAGCTCCGCAACCCATAGCCTCCGCTCCGCCCGAGTCCGCCGATCCTTATGTACAGCGGATTCTTGAAGCTGCCCGCCAGTTGTTCACCGAGAGCGGACTTGAGGCGGTCAGCATGTACAGCATTGCCAAGCGGGCAGGCATAGGGCAAGGCTCCCTGTACCGCCGCTTCACGGACAAGGGTGAGATCTGTTCTGCACTGCTGAAGGGCAGCGCAGATCAATTCCTGTCCGGGCTGGAGCAGCAGGTCGCTGCCAGTGCCGGTGAAGCCCCGGCTCTTGCTCAGCTGCAGAGCAGCATTGAGCAGATTGCTGATTTCATTGAGCAGTATGCCGAGCTGCTGAATATGATCAAAGCCGAGTTCACCGGCAAGAAGCAGCTGACCCAGTTTGAGCATCCTTTTTTCCAGCGGCTGGGAGTGATGATGACAGAGCTGCTGCAGCGCGCTGCGGCGGGCGGTGAGATAATTGACATTGATCCGGCCTTTGCGGCCACAGCCTTAATCTCTGTCCTCAGTCCCGATCTGTACCTGTATGAGCAGAAGCGGCACCACGCCTCCAAGCTGGACATCTCCAGGGGCATCGTCACTTTGTTCGTGACCGGTCTGGCAAAGCGCTGA
- a CDS encoding DHA2 family efflux MFS transporter permease subunit, protein MDQTLKQEADFRLSSILVPLLAIIAGVFMVVLDSTAMNVALSRLVVDFKTDLHTLQWVVTGYMLAQASVIPLSGWLSDRFGAKTVFLTAVIVFTIGSILCATPSSAEWLIVFRVIQGLGGGCVLPVGMAYVYRLAPKSKVGVVMGIMGIPVLFAPAIGPVLSGWLVEYHSWRWIFLINIPIGIIAVLIGLRKLPNAARNSVPGMDKLGMVLGPLAFASLTYGVSQGAQSWTSEKTLIGLLLGAVALIAFVIAELRSKTPLLELRILKSVDFTTGIIVQWIAQFGLYGALFLLPQFLQQARGFGAFDTGLTLLPQAIASGLMMPIAGILFDRIGVRWLVVCGLSLVSGALFQYSHVDLTTQSRDLILPLIMCGAGMGMMMMPMNTHLLNKAPSHLVNRVTSLTNSMQQVITSLAVSTLVTILTARTTARGLEMQEAAAAAGKSTTGASQQALLLAKQTVLSQGFADTFHIMMFVALGGAVLGLLLRRGRHSGTEHSKEQATPEIMHV, encoded by the coding sequence ATGGATCAGACCTTGAAGCAGGAAGCCGATTTCCGGCTGTCCAGTATTCTGGTTCCGCTGCTGGCCATTATTGCAGGAGTATTTATGGTTGTGCTGGACAGTACGGCGATGAATGTAGCCTTGTCCAGGCTGGTGGTTGATTTCAAGACGGATTTGCATACGCTGCAGTGGGTAGTTACCGGATATATGCTGGCTCAGGCTTCCGTTATTCCGTTGTCAGGCTGGCTGTCAGACCGGTTCGGAGCCAAGACGGTCTTCCTGACGGCGGTAATTGTGTTCACGATAGGCTCAATTCTGTGCGCTACACCAAGCAGCGCCGAATGGCTGATTGTTTTCCGGGTCATTCAGGGACTGGGCGGCGGCTGTGTGCTCCCTGTCGGGATGGCCTATGTGTACAGACTGGCTCCCAAAAGCAAAGTTGGCGTTGTCATGGGTATTATGGGCATTCCCGTCCTGTTCGCACCGGCTATTGGTCCGGTATTGTCGGGCTGGCTGGTTGAATACCATTCCTGGCGCTGGATCTTCCTCATTAATATTCCGATTGGCATCATCGCTGTACTGATTGGACTGCGCAAGCTGCCGAATGCGGCGAGGAACAGCGTACCCGGCATGGATAAGCTCGGTATGGTTCTTGGACCGCTGGCTTTTGCTTCGTTAACCTACGGGGTTAGCCAGGGCGCGCAGAGCTGGACCTCTGAGAAAACGCTGATCGGGCTGCTGCTGGGCGCTGTGGCGCTGATCGCTTTTGTCATCGCTGAACTGCGCTCCAAGACACCGCTGCTGGAGCTGCGGATTCTGAAATCCGTTGATTTCACGACAGGAATCATCGTGCAGTGGATTGCCCAGTTTGGCTTATACGGTGCACTATTTTTGCTTCCGCAATTTCTGCAGCAGGCCCGCGGTTTCGGCGCATTTGATACCGGTCTGACGCTGCTGCCGCAAGCCATCGCTTCCGGGTTGATGATGCCGATTGCTGGGATCCTGTTCGACCGGATCGGTGTGCGCTGGCTCGTGGTCTGCGGTCTGAGTCTGGTCTCCGGCGCGTTATTCCAGTATTCCCATGTGGATCTTACCACGCAGAGCCGTGACCTGATCCTCCCGCTGATCATGTGCGGGGCTGGAATGGGCATGATGATGATGCCGATGAACACGCATCTGCTCAACAAGGCGCCAAGCCATCTGGTGAACCGGGTAACCTCGCTCACGAACTCGATGCAGCAGGTAATTACTTCGCTGGCTGTCTCGACTCTGGTGACGATTCTGACTGCAAGAACAACCGCGCGCGGTTTAGAGATGCAGGAAGCGGCAGCTGCTGCCGGGAAAAGTACCACAGGCGCTTCACAGCAAGCGTTGCTGCTGGCCAAGCAAACCGTATTATCGCAGGGCTTCGCGGACACGTTCCACATTATGATGTTTGTCGCGCTTGGCGGTGCGGTCCTTGGACTGCTGCTGCGCCGGGGCCGCCATTCCGGAACTGAACATTCTAAGGAACAGGCAACGCCGGAAATCATGCACGTATAG